Proteins from a single region of Synechococcus sp. WH 8109:
- a CDS encoding hemolysin family protein: MRLLLLAVLLVLPAFFAAAEVALLRLRPSRVEVLVEEEQAGARSIQRLQRRLRRALLVSQLGATLALVALGWAGRGLGGRLWSDGSVGVAWRDTALFLSIVLLATLVAGLLPKAWVLNRPESSALRLVPLLEVVMRCLAPLLNLLEALAGLLMRLLGLAPQWDVLVPALSAGELETLVESGRVTGLFPDEKNILEGVFALRDTQVREVMVPRSGMVTLPSTVRFAEMMEAVHHTRHARFPVIGQSLDDVRGVLDLRQMAEPIARGELQADSLLEPYLQPAVPVLETCTLAELLPMIRSGQPLLLVVDEHGGTEGLVTAADLTGEIVGDEDPAETDEPDLLEEKDCPGAWLVAGDLEIFELNRQLDLDLPEADDHHTLAGFLLERLQHIPSAGEGLHFNGLQFEITAMAGPRIERVRLVLPNSEEDSD; this comes from the coding sequence ATGCGGCTTCTTCTGCTGGCTGTTCTGCTGGTTCTGCCGGCCTTCTTCGCGGCTGCAGAGGTGGCCCTGCTGCGGCTACGCCCCAGTCGCGTTGAAGTGCTCGTCGAGGAAGAGCAGGCCGGGGCCCGTTCCATCCAGCGCCTTCAGCGACGCCTGCGGCGCGCTTTGCTGGTGTCTCAATTGGGTGCAACCCTTGCTCTGGTGGCTCTTGGCTGGGCTGGCCGTGGTCTGGGGGGGCGACTCTGGTCGGATGGGTCTGTGGGTGTCGCTTGGCGCGACACAGCCTTGTTCCTCAGCATCGTGCTTCTGGCCACGCTGGTGGCTGGTTTGCTGCCCAAGGCCTGGGTGTTGAACCGTCCGGAATCCTCGGCGCTTCGCCTGGTGCCGCTGTTGGAGGTGGTGATGCGCTGCCTGGCTCCACTGCTCAACCTGCTTGAGGCGCTGGCGGGCCTGTTGATGCGCCTGCTTGGCCTGGCTCCCCAATGGGATGTACTGGTGCCAGCCCTTTCAGCTGGTGAGCTGGAAACCCTTGTGGAATCTGGACGGGTCACGGGTTTGTTCCCAGATGAGAAGAACATCCTGGAAGGTGTCTTCGCCCTGCGGGACACCCAGGTGCGGGAGGTGATGGTGCCGCGCTCTGGGATGGTCACTCTGCCGTCCACGGTCCGTTTTGCGGAAATGATGGAGGCCGTGCACCACACCCGTCATGCCCGCTTTCCGGTGATCGGCCAGTCGTTGGATGACGTGCGCGGCGTGCTGGATCTGCGTCAGATGGCTGAACCGATCGCACGGGGTGAGCTCCAGGCCGATTCGTTGCTCGAGCCGTATCTCCAGCCTGCGGTGCCCGTGCTGGAGACCTGCACGCTGGCGGAACTGCTGCCGATGATCCGCAGCGGTCAGCCGCTCCTGCTGGTGGTGGATGAGCACGGCGGCACCGAGGGTCTGGTGACCGCAGCTGACCTCACCGGAGAAATCGTTGGTGATGAGGATCCCGCCGAGACCGATGAACCGGATCTGCTCGAAGAGAAGGACTGCCCCGGTGCCTGGCTGGTGGCCGGAGATCTGGAGATTTTCGAGCTCAATCGACAGCTCGATCTCGATCTGCCCGAGGCCGATGACCATCACACCCTGGCCGGCTTCCTGCTGGAGCGGCTCCAGCACATTCCGTCCGCGGGGGAAGGGCTTCATTTCAATGGCCTGCAGTTCGAGATCACAGCCATGGCAGGGCCGCGGATTGAGCGGGTCCGGCTTGTTCTCCCCAACTCAGAGGAAGATTCCGACTGA